The following proteins come from a genomic window of Methanosarcina sp. MTP4:
- a CDS encoding rubredoxin: MYRCLNCGYIYNPTCGDSSQSISPETLFKELPKSWKCPRCGAPREKFEKML, encoded by the coding sequence ATGTACAGATGCCTAAACTGCGGGTACATCTACAACCCGACCTGTGGGGATTCCTCACAATCCATATCCCCCGAAACACTTTTCAAGGAACTTCCCAAGTCCTGGAAATGCCCGCGCTGTGGGGCTCCGAGGGAAAAGTTCGAAAAGATGCTCTGA